AGACTGCAGGGCCACCAGTCGACCCAGAGCATGACAGCGAATGGCCATAATATCTTGTCTCCAATCTTGGGCTCTGAGAAGATGCTCTGCCACATTTGCATGGCCACActgcaaggcagagctctgtgtcaGCAGGGCGGCCTGGAGTGCAGCGTGGCCGGGCCAGCCCAGGTGCCTGgggccctgcctgggcaggcagcagggcactgAGCTGGTGTTCCCCTctaggctgggagcagcagggtggctctgggctggctgggccagctttgtCTGCTGCAGGCCTGGGCAACctagcagggctggaaagcttGGTGGGATGGAGAACCCCtctcctcagggctgtcctCCATCATTCCTTGGCTCTGGGAGCCAGAGAGTCTCAGGTTCCATCTCCCCACAGCCAACAAACCCTCAGGCTTTTCAGGGCCAGTACCTGTCTCCTTGTGGAGCGATGCTCAACAGTGTGGCGACTACCTTCCTTGGGAAAAACTCTGCtagcagcagaagcagggagTGGAAGCACTCCTGCACACGTTCGCACTTCACACCTGGCAGTCTTTCATGCAGGAAGCTCAAAATCTTTGGCACCTGAAGGGGACAGAGGTGAGGAGAGTGCTGCCACGGTAGTGCAGCCTCAGCTGCCCTTTCCATGCcactctgctgccttcaggTGCCTTCAGGTGCCTGAGACACCTGGGtttggcagggagggatggagagaggaacAAGGCCTTCTAGGGCTGAAGGGCAGGGCAATCCAGCCACAGGCCACTTACATCCGTCAGGAAGAAGCACGGGTCATCCGTGGCCAGCCACAAAATCTCTTCTGCTCTGATCCTGCGCCCTCTGTAAAGGTTCCACCCAAATGGTTCAACCCATGGACGAGGCTCTCCAGGTATCCATTGATAATTCTGTGCAtctttctgctccagggcttcaAGGACAATGTGCGTCCTCTCCGAGCGTGTGAGGTATCTTTCGAAGGGCTGcggcaggaaggaggagagtaAAGATGTCACCCCAAGgcccctgctggtgctgctcagctgggcagcgagagcagccctggccacaggtgcccagcagtgctggcagcagtgcccacagtCACTGTGTAGGGGAGGACGAGAGCAGAGGGTCCTTAggctgaggcaggagggctgggctcATGCTCACGgggtgctggccctgcacaggaccagggctcactgctgggcaggagagctgcagctgctgctgggacaccagCAGAGTGCCGCCCTCAGATAGTCCctgcttggggacagcaggaacccTCTCATCAGGGACACTGAGGCCCTGTCAGCCCCACCGATTCCGGGTGCCTTTGGCTCACAGGAGTGCCCTGCCGATGGCACAGACAAGAGTCTCAGCAACGGGGGAGCTCATTACCTTGATACCGCACTTTCTTCCGAGAGTCTTGCAGAAGCAGGTGATTTCACCTTCCACGTGGCGTGCGTATCGTTTGCCCCTTAGCCTGGTCCTGCCTAAAGAGCAGGGCAGACGTGCAAGtcagggagagcagctttgccatCAGGCTTTCCAAAGCAGCCCGAGATCTGCTTGGGAGATGGCAGGCCAGAAGGAGATTGTGGAGGGAGGGGGTCAGAGTGGGCTCCACAAACAGGCAGGGTTGAAGATGGTGAAAGGAgcggggaaggagagcagcagagaacaggTGCAAGACTTGAGGAGAGCACTCCACTTGTGCAGCAAAAGAGAGCTGGGATGCTGCGGGGAGCAGTTGGAGGGGCAAAGGTGGTcaagcagagaagcagagctgggaggtgatgtctgtgtgcagagggatgaaggcCACTACAATGCCCCTGAGCTTTTTGCTTACAGATGAATTCACTGAGGTGCTCAACAGTCGCCCGACACTTTATTGAAGCTTTACTGAAGTTGACATACTTTGCTTAATGCAAtacagtttattattttaaaataacacccAAAAAAGAGTGCATCTGTGAATAAAGTCACATCTTACTGGGAATTCCTCTCTAAATCTGAGAAACCTGGCAAACAGCCTTAGCTGAAAATACCCAAACCTACGTGAGTTGTGCTTTGACTGCTGTGCTTACAGAACATCTGATGGTGGTAAAAGCAGAACTAGGGCTGTCCAGGGCACTCATGTTCTGTGCAGTCTCTGACAGGAACTCATGATGGACTTTGCTGGCCAGAAAGGACACGtctgctctttcctgcagtGTCAAAGTTACCAGGGATGTGTCTTCGAGACTAAAACCTTGCTTTAATGGACTTTGAGACGTAGACCTTGAGGTTTGGTTTGTTCACAGCCTCATTCTGTCCATTCAGCTCCTTCTGCTGGAGGAAATTCCATTTCCAGGGGAGGTCACCTCAGTTTTTAAGTTGAAGCCTCAGATTTCACTCTGGAAAACTTGGTCAATGTGTTGGTGTCTCATGCGTGGGTGTTGTACGTGTTGGATTTCAGTCTCCCACTCGAGGAACAGAAGGTTTCAATAGACCTCAAGTGGCTGAAGCCCTGGGTTTGGCCATCAGGCCttgtctttcactgctgtggtcttttaattgagcaacagagaattgcagcaaaaaactgaagagaaaaactttgtaaattttgtttcagaatcgttgccttgaacctttggtcgaggttgggaatggtttgtctcccttggcagggagggtcAGTACTCTTTGTCATTCTGACATGACTGCCCAGGGCCCTGATTTTATTGTGGCCAAAATACTGGGCTTGGAAACCAAAGCAGGAGCTGGTAGataacagcagcttgaaaaatgggctgatgcctaattgatgtggcagaaggaatgaaagactcgtgacagctaagaaaaaaattgggctttTCAGTGCCTACCTCAGGTTAGGATCACTGCCTGTGTCTtagtggaggaagatgtttttgtaactttattgaaacttgttcgtaaaatgtgcctgaattcctaaggaaacaaccactgtgaaatcttttaaaccaaatgtagatttccaaagtgtagaagttgctattaatattttggccattcctgtggcatctTTTTGGTGTATGAATGACTTTGAGAACAAGAACGTGTTCTTAATTATCAGGTCTGTttactgctaattattttacaaggttgagagaagagtttaagatgaaagttgtggggttacttgcaaagtttttggtaCAACCAATGCAGCTGAACCTGGTGGGGAAATTTGCCCTTAAATTGGTTTTGGCAGATCTCATGAGTGTCTAAGGCAGAGGCCAAGCCAactggaaagagcctttcaagggtgactaagatgtaactaaattacctttttgagaggtggggaaagctgatgtcaggaactaaatttccttatgttaagcttagtaaaaatatattaacataaaaaaattaaaattattttaatggtcttatTCATGGGTTTTTCACTGTGCTTATGTTAGTACTTCTGAGTGTTTGATTGTCACAATAATGGACAGCTtcgtggtgttttgttttttttatttttcatgttttgatactttggtcaaggcattaacattaaaaatcattcaaaattttaattcatcttcaaacaccaaaatagatttgaaatgaggGTAATGAGAacagtggagggaaaaaaaaaacccgagcccaaaaccaaaacaaccccaaaaactgttcatttttccattgtattttaaacaaggaagtctgtagagcagcagaaaacaggagacatgggcaggtgtgaaagtcagactggggcttgttgcactggttccagtgctctttgcttcagtgtaaatggtcattttgagatgagactggggaaactgggctgccagggcagagaccaCTGGCTGGCCCCACTGgtttttgctgggcagtgggtaATTTCTGCCTCACTTGTCAGAATCAGCCCACGGTTATCAGGGAATGGGGTAGTGgtgaatttggctttcagactaaaatgaggttaaacttacacatattcaaaagaataaattgaTGTTGGAGTGCAGATACTCAAAATCCTGAAGaccttttgaaaccttttttgcGTGTCAGTCCtacggccgaagctcttcctgcagttgGGGCACTcacagggcttcccttactggtgggtccgttggtgtctggtcaaggtAGAGTTTCggatgaagctcttcccacactccccacacttgtagggcctctccccggtgtggatgcgatGGTGCCTGACAAGATGGGAGttctggttgaagcccttcccgcactcggtgcagcggaagggcctctcatccgtgtgcgtccgctggtgccTGTAGAGATTCCCACTGGttggaaacctcttcccacaatccaagcacttgtagggccgttccctggtgtggatgcgaTGGTGTTTGCGGAGGTTGGATctccggctgaagctcttcccacattccctacacatGTAAGGacattctccagtgtggatgtgctggtgggaacGAAGGTGAAAGCtccggttgaagctcttcccacattccccacatgtgtagggccgttccccggtgtggatgagctggtgggtgcggaggtggtacctccggctgaagctcttcccacattcctcacacgtgtagggacgtgccccagtgtgcatgtcctggtgtcggagcaggtgagagctcttcctgaagctcttcccacattcccagcacCTGAGGgtcttctccctgctgggaggctgatcagggaccaccaggttgGAGCTCCCCatcaagctccggccgccttcccggcacaggctggctctttcctcctcacagcaccctgggatggctttggagcccctcctgcggggggatctccggcccttttcctccccgctgccttcctgcgccggggagcccttcaaaacggcctctcccaccagggtctcacggggggatttgtcctccgggctctccgtcctcagctcggggcctggggcaggaagcaagaaggacaggcaggggatttgcctccggcccacagggaaggccaaggacatccccccaactccggccccggcaggacggcggcgccagcggggttgtcctgcagccggggccatgctcggctgacagagccagcacaacacccgcccaaagggacactgacttcctcctcacctgcctggggggcccaaggcatcttcctcttcctcgcagcctcctcctccatccgcccaagctttgggaaggacaaatcctgatggggggaaaacaagggctgagcatgttggcttgggggttcctcctgcccaagtccatctctagaactcaccgggcatcctgtgaccataaaaacctccaaaacaccaagattcagcccagaaaaatccaaaccatCGAGATTCAGcaaaaaacccttcagaaaTAGCAACAAGACCCTCGCtaccccaaactgcaaaaagttgagattcagctaaaaaatactccaaaatatgaagattagcccaaaaaaAGGTGATGGGGACTGAATTTAACCCCCCAGCAGGAAAGTCGTTTGATTTCAAGCTCATCTTCAAGGCACATCCTGGgattggagcctgggctctaattaacctctcctgtgctgccaaatagcaggagctgtatggccaagggacaaactctgtgatccctgtcagtgtccatggcccctgtcagtgCCCTTCAGGGAAAtcgggaggaggaaatgaagaaactggtttggaactaaactgatgttaaagtgggaaaaacctccttccatagaaataaaactcagacagtttttcctgggctgaacgAGCTCATTCAGAGATGAAGGAGTGGGACTTCTGTCAacacttgtgctggtttctctggacacttgtgttccttcagagagcccctggaaacactctgctgttcactcccagtgccaccagtgcctgggtcctgtctgcagcagcagattgcagtgggagaggagaaatgcttttctgagcctctgggctggacacgggcacagcctgaccctgaacccaagggaaacaaagacaaattccacagCTTTAGCTGGACCAAGGCTGGGggggtttcctgagggcagcactaaccagacttttgtgtgtgtgtgtgagacaggcagaaccacaaatgccttgttattgcttattatttgtaatatcttatagatatatcatacaacacctaagaATGGATTCTGTAGAATATGTAccatatatatgatacagaatatatctgattattgctttatctgtctgtccagacagatattgtgtatgAAGAGTATATTGAgtatttgagggatatgttcctctcaCTACCCTGTGAGTAGTGAAAtgtgagcaggagctgcagatgctcaaggggcagcaggaccacgTCAGGGGTCTgaagggggcctggggggctttggggtgcgggagggtcctgggggagctggggaggggctttggggattgggggggcagaccaccacagaccagcacagaccagtacctcctccctgctccccacatctctcctggagctgggccacgttgtcctaGGAcacctgagctccccccagtgccctcccagtacagcccagtgccgCCAGTACAGCCCattgtgttcctgtcccagggtgtgggtgatccctctttaggagggttggaagggatttgggagggggagctgggggagatttgaagggatctggaGGAGTTGGATGaagatttggggggggtttggggtctttgggtgtatttggggaagttaaaacaggttttgggtgcattggggcatcaaagggatctgtggagggaggggattaaagggaaaatggaggttgGTGACACTTTGGGGGGGTTAAAAGGGCCTGGGGGCGTGAGAAGGGGCTGCACCAACAGCAAGTGAGTCCTGAGAaccccctggtgtccccaagaccctcttgcTGTCCCCAGTTCCCCTCTTGACACCTTGAGACCCCCCTTGTGTCTCCaacacccccagggcctctccatggctccagttccccccttgacacccccaattccactgtccccaaacccctctccaCTGttcccaaaccccatccctgatgtccccaaccctccatctcaccccaggagccccccctgaaccctctgaccacaaaaatgcCTTTCCCCccctgctcacagaaaggccaagggcatctggggacatgctggggacagttggggggctttgtggggcactgggggattactgggggatactgggacacacgGAGGGGAACcaaggggcactgggagggactgggaggttactgagagacactgggagggcactgggagggactggaggtgaactggggcacactggggggcactggcagagaactggggagttactgagGGATTATCAGGACACACCAGGGAACACTGGGAGGTTACCAAGCCATAGTGGGGGTTAATGGATGCTCACTGGGATACATTGGGAGgtcactggggggttactgggccatactgagggtcAGTGGGAGGTgattgggatatactgggggcattGGGATTCCCTTACCCGCATGTAGTATATCTCCCTCCTCCGAATTTAGGGGCATCCataggacccctcccctgggggctgggggaccccccgaaccccactgctgggctttaggggactccCCAAGATCCCCTCAAaccccctgaaatcccccctcgacccatcgaaacctcctcaaggtcccctcaaatcccctcagagacctcatccctccccagcaccccctaaaccctctcagtgacccgcaaaacccacctgggatcccccaagcccattcagggaccctCCAATCGccctcagggaccctcaaaaccgtctgcGACCCcttaaaccccctagagaccccaaaactgcagaaaaggtCTCTGCGAAGCCCCCCCGGACCCCTAAACCtactcagagacccccaaagcccacctgggacaccccaaatctcctcaaaaaaaaaaaaaaaaccagaaccctaagagacccccaaacctcttcagggaccttcaacctcccccctgagtcccttcagggacccctcaaaacgaCCCCAGGAACCCACGAACCacccccgctaaaccctcccgagccctccagcctttccacccacagccgcgctccccgcagcccccgaggggatccccagaccccgctctcgccgcccccccgccaACTCACCCAGCGAAGTGCAGCGGCCGCAGGCGAGTCCTCCTCACTCCCGACCGCGAGGCCAAAATGGCGCTCGCTCCGCGCGCCCTCCGCCTTTAcagacccgccccgcagccaatcagctTGCAGCCACCGCCCCTGCCCGCCCTTCGCCACGCCCCCACCTGCGCGGGGCATTGTGGGAGTTGTATTCCCTGCGGTGGGGGAGGACCGGACTTGTTgggttttagtttttctgtcttcttttattttcccttttttatttctttcttttctttcttttttctttcttctttcctttttctcttttttttttctttctcgttcttctttttttctttgtt
This Pseudopipra pipra isolate bDixPip1 chromosome W, bDixPip1.hap1, whole genome shotgun sequence DNA region includes the following protein-coding sequences:
- the LOC135405497 gene encoding gastrula zinc finger protein XlCGF7.1-like, with translation MSLAFPVGRRQIPCLSFLLPAPGPELRTESPEDKSPRETLVGEAVLKGSPAQEGSGEEKGRRSPRRRGSKAIPGCCEEERASLCREGGRSLMGSSNLVVPDQPPSREKTLRCWECGKSFRKSSHLLRHQDMHTGARPYTCEECGKSFSRRYHLRTHQLIHTGERPYTCGECGKSFNRSFHLRSHQHIHTGECPYMCRECGKSFSRRSNLRKHHRIHTRERPYKCLDCGKRFPTSGNLYRHQRTHTDERPFRCTECGKGFNQNSHLVRHHRIHTGERPYKCGECGKSFIRNSTLTRHQRTHQ